In the genome of Flavobacterium panacagri, one region contains:
- a CDS encoding M15 family metallopeptidase, producing the protein MKRFSIVLIGFLFCISSLQAQHEAYESDQDSQISDTTFVKLRDYSNDFIYDMKYATEDNFLKAKVYDCAECMLRLKTVKALIAANNDFLKKGYRIKLYDCYRPLDIQKKMWEIVSNPEYVADPKKGSIHNRGGAVDISLVDITGKEVDMGTPFDFFGIQASHNFKQLSKEILSKRAYLKKIMINNGFNSFDSEWWHYNLKAGLKDKVANQKWKCD; encoded by the coding sequence ATGAAGCGTTTTTCAATAGTATTAATCGGTTTTTTATTTTGTATTTCATCTTTGCAGGCGCAGCATGAAGCGTATGAAAGTGATCAAGATTCACAGATTTCAGACACAACGTTTGTAAAGCTGAGAGATTACAGCAACGATTTTATTTATGATATGAAATATGCGACTGAAGATAATTTTTTAAAAGCAAAAGTATACGATTGTGCCGAATGTATGCTGCGTTTAAAAACAGTAAAAGCCTTAATTGCGGCGAATAATGATTTTCTGAAAAAAGGATATAGAATTAAATTATACGATTGCTACAGACCTTTGGATATTCAGAAGAAAATGTGGGAAATTGTATCCAATCCAGAATATGTGGCAGATCCAAAAAAAGGCTCCATCCATAATAGAGGAGGAGCCGTAGATATTTCTTTGGTTGATATAACAGGAAAAGAAGTGGATATGGGAACTCCTTTTGATTTTTTTGGGATTCAGGCCAGCCATAATTTCAAACAGCTTTCAAAAGAGATTCTTTCAAAAAGAGCTTATTTGAAAAAAATAATGATTAATAATGGCTTTAATTCATTTGATTCTGAATGGTGGCATTACAATTTAAAAGCAGGTTTAAAAGACAAAGTTGCCAATCAGAAATGGAAATGCGATTAA